Proteins encoded in a region of the Paramagnetospirillum magneticum AMB-1 genome:
- a CDS encoding EAL domain-containing protein, producing the protein MDVKVDSKPHVIGIGASAGGLEALSQFVGGLPLDLGCIYVIAQHMSPTHRSMMADILSRETRLPVRELADGERPQPDVIYIIPPGTNLVFKDECFVLSQASPEISPKPSINILFQSMADEFEERAIGIILSGTGSDGTRGLRAIKSAGGITFVQIPETAKYDGMPRSAIDACVADRIVSPDQIGRELERLVRFPGMLPNLESGEQRPAELSDLFERVRLRTKIDFSSYKLSTVQRRLQRRMAATNTGTLSEYLSKTDSDPDELDALAKETLISVTEFFRDKDAFRALERHAREIVSRKLPGEEIRVWVVGCATGEEAYSLAIMFSELVSERGIGSRLQVFATDIDNNAMSVARRGIYNQTAMAEMPQEYVSKYFIPCGNGFEPTKELRDCVTFARQDVNVDPPFLRLDLVTCRNVMIYFNSDLQAKVLSILRYSLREDGLLFLGRSETVTQQEAMFASVDRRARIFRPRGQSRPITMGKLVRGQLKVPRHEPRNPDRSNERLFLNALADHFGPAMLIDSGCRILHSHGPVSRFIHFPTGTPEMNLAQLIVPEFSNEILTTMHRARRRQASSYSRKRRISSLDKQVWRLAVHPVGELAEADTFLVVFERSAQADAANAVKETEPQDGAEVFPDDELASTREHLQTLMEEMAASNEEMQALNEEVQASNEELQASNEELEASNEELQATNEELVSVNEESLIKSAELAAINSDFEGVYNTIDFPIMVFDPELFLKRANGAAVRTYDLPLSASGMHIGRLKLPAFLDNIDKSLTAALTEQRKESFQITFGKRTFQVFVTPSMSMTGTPQSVVLVVVDHTDLVEAQEQIRESQERLLSIMNHSTSAVSLKDAAGRYEFINMRFEELFGLSAEEVIGKTDQQLFSRDIAQLLRSRDLEVMGQLSAIQHLEEMVFPTSKVWLDSVRFPIFDSNGVVRAVCSQSTDVTMKHHAEEQLRLAAKVFDRAGEAITITDSSGNIITVNDSFCRITGYSHQEVIGKNPRFLQSGKHGKDFYDAMWRSLIEQGCWQGEIFNRRKNGEIYPEWLTVNSVRDENGSVVNYVAIFSDISAIKSSQRRIEFLATHDELTGIPNRSLLMDRLKHAVAQAKRQKTKLAVLFIDLDNFKVINDSLGHDVGDQLLKQATERLKHCVRDSDTLARLGGDEFVAVLTDVSLEKVNSVAARIVDFLGASFSINDKSLFVSASIGISVFPDDGQDSLTLLKHADTAMYRAKERGRNQYQFFADEMKVIALQRLTLETGLRLALETKSFRMCYQPQVDIHTGEVVGAEALLRWRDPTLGEVSPAHFIPIAESCGLIGAIGETVFTMVLEQIAYWREKGLTVPRIAINVSAHQLRDAGFAAKVGSWLDSSGISSELIGIELTESALMERIDMVKEMLTSFDGMGMKVSIDDFGTGYSSLSYLKKLPIHELKIDRSFVDGIALERDDRSIAKAIIDMSRALGMRVVAEGVESEEQLGVLKEEGCDMVQGYLFHRPLSPEAFAKVIETGGKSSRKPLKR; encoded by the coding sequence ATGGATGTAAAAGTTGACAGCAAGCCGCATGTGATTGGAATTGGGGCCTCTGCCGGAGGATTGGAGGCCCTTAGCCAGTTTGTAGGGGGGCTGCCCCTGGACCTTGGCTGCATTTACGTCATCGCCCAGCACATGTCGCCAACGCATCGCAGCATGATGGCGGACATTCTGTCTCGTGAAACCCGACTGCCGGTTCGTGAACTCGCCGATGGCGAACGCCCCCAACCGGACGTCATATATATCATCCCGCCCGGTACAAATTTGGTTTTCAAGGACGAGTGTTTCGTCCTCAGCCAGGCGTCTCCTGAAATCTCTCCAAAGCCCTCGATCAATATACTTTTTCAGTCCATGGCCGACGAATTTGAGGAGCGCGCCATTGGAATAATCCTTTCTGGCACCGGATCAGATGGCACGAGGGGGTTGAGGGCAATCAAGTCGGCGGGGGGGATTACCTTTGTCCAAATCCCCGAGACCGCCAAATATGATGGCATGCCGCGTTCGGCTATCGATGCCTGTGTGGCTGATCGTATTGTATCACCAGACCAGATTGGGCGCGAGTTAGAGCGTTTGGTGCGCTTCCCAGGCATGCTGCCGAATCTTGAGAGTGGTGAACAGCGGCCCGCTGAGCTATCAGACCTGTTTGAGCGCGTTCGACTGCGCACTAAGATTGACTTTTCCAGCTACAAACTGTCCACGGTCCAGAGACGTTTACAGCGAAGGATGGCTGCTACCAATACCGGAACCCTCTCTGAATATTTGAGCAAGACGGATAGCGATCCCGACGAGCTCGATGCTCTGGCCAAAGAGACGTTGATTTCCGTAACAGAGTTTTTTCGGGACAAGGATGCCTTTCGCGCCTTGGAGAGGCACGCCCGAGAGATTGTGAGCCGTAAACTTCCTGGTGAAGAAATCCGAGTTTGGGTGGTCGGGTGCGCCACTGGCGAGGAAGCCTATTCGCTGGCAATCATGTTTTCGGAATTAGTTTCCGAGAGAGGCATTGGAAGCCGTCTCCAGGTTTTTGCGACAGACATCGACAACAACGCAATGAGCGTCGCTCGGCGGGGTATCTATAACCAGACCGCCATGGCGGAAATGCCCCAAGAATATGTTTCGAAGTATTTTATTCCCTGTGGCAACGGATTTGAACCGACCAAGGAACTTCGGGACTGCGTCACCTTTGCACGGCAGGACGTCAATGTTGATCCGCCATTCCTGCGGCTGGATTTGGTCACCTGCCGCAACGTGATGATCTATTTCAACTCTGATCTCCAAGCCAAGGTTTTATCGATTCTGCGCTATTCGCTTCGCGAAGATGGTCTGCTGTTTCTTGGGCGCTCTGAAACGGTTACCCAGCAGGAGGCCATGTTTGCGTCAGTGGATCGGCGGGCCAGAATCTTCCGTCCACGGGGGCAGAGCCGTCCTATCACTATGGGAAAGCTGGTAAGGGGACAGCTAAAGGTTCCAAGACATGAGCCGAGAAATCCCGACAGATCGAATGAGCGGCTTTTTCTGAATGCCCTTGCAGACCATTTTGGACCGGCAATGCTGATTGATTCAGGTTGCCGGATATTGCATAGCCACGGACCGGTTTCTCGATTTATCCATTTTCCGACGGGAACGCCGGAAATGAATCTCGCTCAATTAATAGTTCCTGAGTTTTCCAATGAAATCCTGACCACGATGCATCGCGCTCGTCGTCGTCAGGCTAGTTCCTATAGTCGGAAGCGACGGATTTCGTCTTTGGACAAACAGGTATGGCGGTTGGCGGTTCATCCAGTGGGAGAACTGGCTGAAGCAGACACTTTTTTGGTAGTTTTTGAACGTTCTGCACAAGCCGATGCCGCTAACGCCGTCAAGGAAACTGAGCCACAAGACGGTGCTGAAGTTTTCCCCGACGATGAGTTGGCATCGACACGAGAGCACCTCCAAACTTTGATGGAGGAAATGGCTGCCTCCAATGAGGAAATGCAGGCGCTTAATGAAGAAGTCCAGGCATCTAATGAGGAGTTGCAGGCGTCCAATGAAGAGCTTGAGGCCTCCAATGAGGAACTTCAGGCAACAAATGAAGAGCTGGTAAGTGTCAATGAAGAAAGTCTGATAAAGTCAGCCGAGCTTGCCGCGATTAATAGCGATTTTGAGGGTGTTTATAACACAATTGATTTTCCTATTATGGTGTTTGACCCTGAGCTTTTCCTGAAGAGGGCCAATGGCGCTGCAGTCAGGACCTATGACTTGCCACTCTCAGCAAGCGGAATGCATATAGGACGCCTCAAGCTACCAGCTTTCCTCGACAACATCGATAAGAGCCTCACTGCGGCTCTAACCGAGCAACGCAAGGAAAGTTTCCAAATCACGTTTGGAAAAAGGACATTTCAGGTGTTTGTCACGCCATCCATGAGCATGACAGGAACACCACAGAGTGTCGTTCTAGTTGTTGTAGACCATACTGATCTTGTTGAGGCCCAGGAGCAAATACGCGAAAGCCAAGAGCGTCTTCTGTCCATCATGAACCACTCAACATCAGCCGTTTCTCTAAAAGATGCGGCCGGTCGCTATGAGTTTATAAATATGAGGTTTGAGGAGCTATTTGGTCTCTCTGCGGAAGAAGTGATTGGCAAGACCGACCAGCAGCTCTTCAGTCGAGACATCGCTCAATTGCTAAGGAGTCGAGACCTCGAAGTGATGGGGCAGCTTTCCGCCATTCAGCATCTTGAGGAGATGGTGTTCCCCACGTCAAAGGTTTGGTTGGACTCTGTCCGTTTTCCCATCTTTGACTCCAACGGCGTGGTCCGTGCGGTTTGCTCTCAGTCGACCGACGTCACAATGAAACATCATGCGGAAGAGCAATTGCGGCTAGCCGCCAAGGTTTTTGATCGTGCTGGAGAGGCAATCACTATCACGGACAGCTCAGGCAATATCATAACCGTGAATGACTCGTTTTGCCGCATCACAGGATATAGCCATCAAGAGGTTATTGGTAAAAACCCACGATTTCTGCAATCGGGGAAACACGGAAAAGACTTCTATGATGCCATGTGGCGTTCCCTGATTGAGCAGGGGTGTTGGCAAGGCGAAATCTTTAATCGCCGCAAGAATGGCGAAATTTATCCGGAATGGCTGACCGTAAATTCGGTCCGTGATGAAAACGGTTCGGTCGTCAATTACGTGGCTATTTTCAGCGATATTTCCGCGATCAAGAGCTCGCAGCGACGCATCGAGTTTTTGGCAACTCATGATGAGTTGACCGGGATTCCCAATCGAAGCTTGTTGATGGATCGGCTGAAACACGCGGTGGCACAGGCCAAGCGGCAAAAAACCAAGCTGGCGGTCCTCTTCATTGATCTCGATAACTTCAAAGTGATCAATGACAGCCTAGGGCATGATGTGGGTGATCAGCTTCTGAAGCAGGCGACGGAGCGTCTTAAGCATTGCGTAAGAGATTCTGACACTCTGGCAAGGTTGGGTGGAGATGAGTTTGTTGCTGTTTTGACCGATGTCAGTCTCGAAAAAGTCAACTCCGTGGCTGCCCGGATCGTCGATTTTCTTGGGGCGTCCTTCAGCATTAACGATAAGAGCCTATTTGTCTCTGCCAGCATTGGAATTAGCGTCTTTCCCGATGATGGCCAGGATAGTCTTACCCTGCTGAAGCATGCCGACACTGCCATGTATCGCGCCAAGGAGCGGGGTAGGAACCAATATCAGTTTTTTGCCGATGAAATGAAGGTGATCGCTCTGCAACGCCTGACCTTGGAAACTGGGCTGCGACTGGCGCTTGAGACCAAAAGCTTTCGCATGTGCTACCAGCCGCAGGTAGATATTCATACGGGAGAGGTGGTCGGAGCCGAGGCACTTCTGCGTTGGCGCGATCCCACTTTGGGTGAGGTATCACCTGCCCATTTTATTCCAATCGCCGAAAGCTGCGGCCTGATTGGAGCAATCGGTGAAACCGTCTTTACCATGGTGCTGGAGCAGATAGCCTATTGGAGAGAGAAGGGACTTACCGTTCCCCGTATTGCCATCAATGTGTCCGCACACCAGCTTCGGGATGCAGGATTCGCAGCTAAGGTAGGATCATGGCTTGATAGTTCAGGAATTTCCTCCGAGCTCATTGGTATTGAGCTTACTGAAAGCGCCCTGATGGAACGAATAGACATGGTGAAGGAGATGCTGACCAGCTTCGACGGGATGGGGATGAAGGTGAGCATCGACGACTTTGGCACCGGCTATTCATCCCTGTCCTATTTGAAAAAGCTGCCTATCCATGAGCTTAAGATTGACCGCAGTTTTGTGGACGGCATCGCCCTAGAGAGGGACGACCGCTCCATCGCGAAGGCAATCATCGATATGTCCAGAGCATTAGGGATGCGAGTGGTGGCCGAAGGCGTCGAATCCGAGGAGCAATTAGGCGTCTTGAAGGAGGAGGGGTGTGACATGGTTCAGGGTTACTTGTTCCATCGCCCCTTGTCACCAGAGGCGTTCGCCAAGGTGATTGAGACTGGGGGGAAATCCTCCCGCAAGCCACTCAAGAGGTAA
- a CDS encoding GAF domain-containing protein, protein MTTLSMLEALVQRCESEQLNLSGAIQSFGGLIRIDSMSGTVTHVSSNIADFIGTDPAIILGQKLEALNFLPVASLNALPDQPGKRLRVDSVAEFLGERLDVLAVRGVDFILIELERSAAPSAPIPVQQLQSPLLSVPYDDDEVMEHHNMLVQAFQTVTGYDRVMIYRFQEDWSGEVISEATTKALGSYLGLRFPASDIPAIARNLYILNPCRMIPDATAQPVPLLGLGDVPADLAWSDLRSVSPVHLEYLNHMGVGASFSVPIRVTGKLWGLVACHSLKPHLLSHDQRSACVSLTNAYSLGLTSHFAGRRIQSLDSLDRRIEKILEALAQHEDPLDGIDKMKDQLMEAMAAQGFAMAIGNDVVITGEAPDLDGMGLIDDWFLNESRDTVVISDHLDDFFHGQVVLLAVVSGMVAIKARSLRSGWVRFYWFRPALAQEVAWAGNPNKPVVEKAGVVMLSPRRSFEKWIEVKSGFSRPWTNDERMTAARFRNTLLQWL, encoded by the coding sequence ATGACAACGCTGTCCATGTTGGAAGCCCTAGTACAACGCTGCGAGTCCGAGCAGCTGAATTTGTCTGGCGCAATCCAGTCTTTTGGCGGGTTGATCCGCATCGATTCAATGTCGGGAACGGTAACGCACGTATCATCAAATATTGCAGATTTTATCGGAACTGATCCTGCAATAATTTTAGGTCAAAAATTGGAGGCATTGAACTTCCTGCCCGTTGCATCCCTCAATGCCCTGCCGGACCAGCCGGGGAAGCGTCTTCGGGTGGATAGTGTTGCAGAGTTTTTGGGGGAGCGATTGGACGTGTTGGCCGTTCGTGGCGTCGATTTCATTCTTATCGAGCTAGAGCGAAGCGCCGCGCCGAGTGCACCCATCCCCGTTCAACAACTGCAGTCCCCACTACTGTCTGTTCCCTATGATGATGACGAAGTCATGGAGCACCACAATATGCTGGTGCAAGCCTTTCAGACGGTGACTGGCTACGACCGAGTGATGATCTACCGATTTCAAGAGGATTGGTCGGGTGAAGTCATTTCAGAGGCAACGACGAAGGCACTGGGAAGCTATTTAGGATTACGGTTTCCTGCCAGCGATATTCCTGCCATTGCCAGGAATCTCTATATCCTCAATCCTTGCCGAATGATCCCAGACGCCACAGCTCAGCCCGTGCCGCTGCTCGGGTTGGGGGATGTTCCCGCGGATTTAGCTTGGTCCGATCTGCGCAGCGTTTCCCCGGTTCATCTGGAATATCTCAATCATATGGGGGTTGGAGCTTCTTTCTCGGTGCCTATCAGAGTTACCGGCAAGCTGTGGGGGCTTGTCGCCTGTCATAGTCTCAAACCTCACCTCCTGTCTCATGATCAACGTTCGGCATGTGTCTCTCTGACTAATGCCTACAGCCTTGGTCTCACCTCCCATTTTGCGGGACGGCGCATTCAATCTCTGGATAGCCTCGACCGGCGCATCGAGAAAATTCTTGAGGCTCTTGCGCAACACGAAGACCCGCTAGACGGCATCGACAAGATGAAAGATCAGTTGATGGAGGCTATGGCCGCACAGGGGTTTGCTATGGCCATAGGCAATGATGTGGTGATCACCGGTGAGGCCCCTGATCTAGATGGTATGGGGTTGATAGACGATTGGTTTCTGAACGAAAGCCGTGACACGGTCGTGATTTCAGATCACCTAGACGATTTTTTTCATGGTCAAGTTGTCTTGCTTGCTGTGGTCAGTGGCATGGTCGCCATAAAGGCGCGCTCCTTGCGGTCTGGATGGGTGCGCTTTTATTGGTTTAGGCCCGCTCTAGCCCAGGAAGTCGCTTGGGCTGGAAACCCAAACAAGCCGGTGGTGGAAAAAGCAGGCGTGGTAATGCTCTCCCCCCGACGATCTTTCGAAAAATGGATCGAGGTCAAATCTGGCTTTAGCCGTCCATGGACTAATGACGAGAGGATGACTGCGGCTAGATTCAGAAACACATTGCTCCAATGGTTATAA